In the Leptolyngbya sp. CCY15150 genome, one interval contains:
- a CDS encoding ABC transporter ATP-binding protein, which yields MDIVEQVVPTHGHPSSQSLTDLSGHSLRIENITHRYGDMIALRDICLDITPGEFISLLGPSGCGKTTLLRVIAGFLKQSSGHILIDGQQVDAFSTSQRGVGIVFQNYALFPHKTVWDNVAYGLRAQGASRGRVANKVGEMLDLVQLGHLAKRYPAELSGGQQQRVAIARALAVEPKLMLLDEPFSALDKNLRLDMQIEIRRLFNAQGITAILVTHDQEEAMSMSDRIAVLSNGEVHQFDSPSQIYDHPATPFVSSFVGNCNHLSGQIIGREAGTCVVEVPGGGRLRAAHDEALAPGTQTRLAVRPENLQVQTSARPYCIPGTVEICIPLGSLMTYEVSIAPGLEIKVSQQRIAGSRLLQPGEKVYLEPVSPAACVLFPAAV from the coding sequence ATGGATATCGTAGAGCAAGTTGTCCCAACTCACGGGCATCCCTCATCTCAGTCCTTGACCGACTTGTCTGGCCATAGCTTACGCATTGAGAACATCACCCATCGTTATGGGGACATGATCGCTCTGCGAGATATTTGTCTTGATATCACCCCAGGTGAATTTATTTCGCTATTAGGGCCTAGCGGATGTGGTAAAACAACACTTTTGCGAGTCATTGCCGGATTTTTGAAGCAGTCATCGGGTCATATTTTGATTGATGGGCAGCAGGTCGATGCCTTTTCGACAAGCCAGCGTGGCGTCGGAATTGTGTTTCAAAACTACGCCTTGTTTCCCCACAAAACCGTTTGGGATAACGTCGCTTATGGTCTCAGAGCCCAAGGTGCTTCCCGTGGTCGTGTTGCTAACAAAGTGGGCGAAATGTTGGATCTAGTGCAGCTCGGCCACTTGGCTAAGCGTTACCCAGCAGAACTATCGGGGGGACAGCAACAGCGTGTCGCGATCGCCCGCGCCTTAGCAGTCGAGCCCAAGCTGATGCTGCTTGACGAACCCTTTAGTGCCCTGGATAAGAATTTACGGCTCGATATGCAGATTGAGATTCGCCGCTTATTCAATGCACAAGGAATCACGGCCATTTTAGTGACCCATGATCAAGAAGAAGCCATGAGTATGTCAGATCGCATTGCGGTGCTTTCCAATGGAGAAGTCCATCAGTTTGATTCTCCAAGCCAAATTTACGATCATCCGGCCACGCCTTTTGTCAGTTCTTTTGTGGGTAACTGTAACCATTTGTCTGGACAGATCATTGGTCGAGAAGCAGGGACATGTGTCGTGGAAGTTCCCGGTGGGGGACGTCTGAGAGCTGCCCATGATGAAGCGCTGGCTCCTGGAACGCAAACTCGTTTAGCGGTTCGTCCTGAGAACTTGCAAGTGCAGACCAGTGCCAGACCTTATTGTATTCCTGGTACGGTCGAGATTTGTATTCCGCTGGGGTCACTCATGACCTATGAAGTCAGCATTGCACCCGGGTTAGAAATCAAAGTCTCCCAACAGCGGATTGCTGGCTCGCGCCTGCTTCAACCGGGAGAAAAAGTTTACCTCGAACCGGTTTCTCCGGCAGCTTGTGTCTTATTTCCGGCTGCGGTATAA
- a CDS encoding ABC transporter permease — MNVSNFFRPQRGQLALPLAIFLHAFYVAPLIVLITTSFQGANGLGLSLGHYLEFFRDSGYVQVLVDTFFLGLQVTIACLVFGYPVAYFYTYSPAKWKGILTFLIMLPLLTSAVVRTFGWVVILGRQGLINGALMGLGIIDEPIKLLFTHQGVVMAMTQIWLPMMVLPIVASMSQIDPHLTSASKSLGGGLWRTFWEVTFPLTLPGLISGCLLVFALTVSSFVTPSIIGGGQLMYMPTLIYQQGVVLLNKPFAAAVSAILLAMVLLVVFGFSSFGRRTQRYVK; from the coding sequence GTGAATGTTTCTAATTTTTTCCGTCCTCAGCGGGGGCAGTTAGCGTTGCCCCTAGCGATATTCCTCCATGCATTTTACGTGGCTCCTCTTATTGTTCTGATTACCACCAGCTTTCAAGGAGCCAATGGATTAGGCCTCTCGCTAGGCCATTATCTGGAGTTTTTTCGCGATTCTGGTTATGTCCAGGTCTTGGTAGACACCTTTTTCCTCGGGCTACAAGTGACGATCGCTTGTTTAGTGTTCGGATATCCAGTAGCTTATTTCTACACCTATTCACCTGCCAAATGGAAAGGGATTCTAACTTTCCTGATTATGCTGCCACTTCTGACCAGTGCCGTAGTTCGGACATTTGGCTGGGTCGTTATCTTAGGGCGTCAGGGATTAATTAATGGGGCACTTATGGGGCTGGGCATAATCGATGAACCCATAAAGCTCCTTTTTACCCATCAGGGCGTCGTTATGGCGATGACACAAATTTGGTTGCCCATGATGGTGCTGCCCATTGTGGCTTCAATGTCCCAGATTGATCCGCACTTAACGTCTGCTTCTAAAAGTTTGGGCGGTGGCTTATGGCGCACTTTTTGGGAAGTAACCTTTCCGCTGACGCTCCCCGGCTTGATTTCGGGCTGCCTGTTGGTATTTGCCCTGACGGTTAGCTCCTTTGTCACCCCTTCTATCATTGGGGGCGGGCAGCTCATGTACATGCCTACGCTGATTTATCAGCAGGGCGTGGTTTTACTGAATAAGCCATTTGCGGCAGCAGTTTCCGCGATTTTGCTAGCCATGGTGCTACTCGTTGTGTTTGGCTTCAGTTCTTTTGGACGGCGAACTCAGCGGTATGTCAAGTAA
- a CDS encoding ABC transporter substrate-binding protein — MSYRSLGKVSRRSVLGAGLFVGTSMLLKACGASTSESVGGASGGELIATTFAGSWEQFYRDVLVPAFSEASGGTASLVPMVSLEQVAKLTASPQNPSFDVVLLDEGPFNAADKELFEKIPVDLIENYDQVHPDLQSSDGWGPTTGLQVIGLAYNPSTVSSPPTSWNDLLDSKYQGKVSMQGMQTTQGTSVMVQLAKMNGGSETDIEPAFTALRDKLKPNLNGIAANSGALATLFQQGEVDLAPHDLNNVISLQAKGIDIEWVAPQEGAIALRPAQQIVKNTAASIELAAAFINAALSEEVQTAMASEPYYFLPSNKNVALSGLLAEKFGASMDEVLSQLVFLNWSEINPRRTEWIERFDQEIQA, encoded by the coding sequence ATGTCTTATCGGTCTCTTGGCAAGGTTAGCCGGCGCTCTGTTTTAGGAGCAGGGCTGTTTGTGGGTACAAGCATGTTACTCAAAGCCTGTGGTGCTTCCACAAGCGAGAGTGTGGGAGGCGCTAGCGGCGGCGAGCTGATTGCGACGACCTTTGCAGGTAGTTGGGAACAGTTTTATCGAGACGTATTGGTGCCGGCCTTTAGTGAAGCCTCAGGCGGTACGGCCAGCTTGGTACCAATGGTGTCATTAGAGCAAGTGGCTAAGCTCACAGCTTCTCCGCAAAATCCCTCGTTTGATGTGGTGCTCCTAGATGAAGGCCCCTTCAATGCTGCTGATAAGGAACTGTTTGAAAAAATTCCAGTTGATCTCATTGAGAACTACGACCAGGTGCATCCTGATTTGCAAAGCTCTGATGGTTGGGGGCCAACCACGGGCTTGCAGGTTATTGGCCTAGCTTACAATCCTTCTACCGTATCTTCTCCGCCCACGTCTTGGAACGATCTTTTGGATTCCAAGTATCAGGGTAAGGTCTCTATGCAGGGAATGCAGACGACACAAGGCACCTCGGTTATGGTGCAGTTGGCCAAGATGAACGGCGGTAGCGAAACGGATATTGAGCCCGCTTTCACGGCATTGAGAGATAAACTCAAGCCCAATCTCAACGGGATTGCGGCAAATTCTGGAGCCCTAGCGACGCTATTTCAGCAAGGCGAAGTCGATCTGGCCCCCCACGATTTGAACAATGTGATTAGCCTGCAAGCCAAAGGAATTGATATTGAATGGGTAGCGCCTCAAGAAGGGGCGATCGCCCTGCGCCCGGCTCAGCAGATCGTAAAAAATACTGCTGCCAGCATTGAGCTCGCCGCTGCTTTCATCAATGCCGCCCTCAGCGAAGAAGTTCAAACCGCCATGGCATCTGAACCCTATTATTTCTTGCCATCGAATAAGAATGTGGCGCTATCGGGCCTCTTAGCAGAAAAATTTGGTGCCTCAATGGATGAGGTGCTTAGCCAACTCGTGTTCTTAAACTGGTCTGAAATCAATCCTCGACGCACCGAATGGATCGAGCGATTTGATCAGGAAATCCAAGCATAG
- a CDS encoding GntR family transcriptional regulator, with product MLPVPSSNRFNEDAVYTEVRNAICERQLLPDTKLGETLLAEHFGVSRTIIRQVLLRLAGEGLVRQEPNRGAFVARISLEEAQQIYAAWRLVEGTIIQEITSSILPNQVQALRELIAQERKACKQNDYPRLTRLSMQFHIELAALSQNGYLGRFLQDLIPLTSLAYFYDVRNMPLCTEDEHSQILNCIEAGDVEQAVAVSHKHLDGIEAALNTFAALEPRLSLAERLATRQPSL from the coding sequence ATGCTTCCTGTTCCTTCTTCCAATCGATTCAATGAAGATGCGGTCTACACAGAAGTGCGGAACGCGATCTGCGAGCGACAACTGCTTCCCGACACGAAGCTGGGCGAGACCCTATTGGCGGAGCACTTTGGCGTGAGTCGCACCATCATCCGTCAAGTGTTATTGCGTTTGGCTGGTGAAGGCTTGGTGAGGCAAGAGCCGAATCGGGGAGCTTTTGTCGCCCGAATTAGTCTTGAAGAGGCGCAGCAAATTTATGCGGCCTGGCGATTAGTTGAAGGTACGATTATTCAAGAAATCACTAGCTCCATCCTCCCCAACCAGGTGCAGGCGTTACGTGAACTGATTGCCCAAGAGCGGAAGGCCTGTAAGCAAAACGACTATCCACGGCTCACCCGGTTATCGATGCAGTTCCATATCGAGTTAGCAGCCCTTAGCCAGAATGGTTACTTGGGACGCTTTTTACAAGACTTGATTCCCCTTACATCGCTGGCATATTTCTACGATGTGAGGAATATGCCGTTGTGTACCGAGGATGAGCATAGTCAAATTTTGAATTGTATTGAAGCGGGAGATGTGGAGCAGGCTGTTGCTGTTAGCCACAAGCACCTCGATGGGATTGAAGCCGCTCTCAATACCTTTGCGGCATTAGAACCGCGACTCAGCTTGGCCGAACGGTTAGCCACGCGTCAACCTTCACTATAG
- a CDS encoding aspartate/glutamate racemase family protein has translation MRLLLVNSNSTTAVTERMVETANTVASPHTTITGVTASGAAVIRSHLEFAEAAVQTVLALQQNAPGHDAAIIGCFGDPGLKAARQTLTIPIVGLTEAAMLMAHTLGGRYSVISFGRHNAINMVDLARSYGLHSRLASVRIADVSYSAILADPSQAFDACVDAGKQALTQDGADVLILGGGPVAGMARQVAAMLDVPVLDSIACATKLAESLAACGYTTSRSGLYQSVE, from the coding sequence ATGCGACTACTTCTGGTCAACAGCAATTCAACGACAGCGGTCACTGAGCGGATGGTTGAAACGGCCAACACTGTTGCTTCCCCGCATACCACCATTACTGGTGTTACGGCCTCCGGAGCTGCGGTCATCCGTTCCCATCTTGAATTTGCTGAAGCTGCTGTGCAAACGGTGCTTGCACTCCAACAAAATGCTCCTGGGCACGATGCCGCTATCATCGGATGCTTTGGCGATCCGGGGCTGAAGGCGGCGCGTCAGACGCTTACTATTCCTATTGTCGGGCTCACGGAAGCGGCCATGCTGATGGCTCATACGCTAGGCGGTCGATACAGCGTGATCAGCTTTGGTCGGCACAATGCTATCAACATGGTCGATTTAGCCCGTAGCTATGGGCTCCACTCACGCTTAGCTTCCGTGCGTATTGCGGATGTTAGCTACAGCGCTATTCTGGCAGATCCGAGTCAGGCTTTCGACGCTTGTGTGGACGCTGGTAAGCAAGCTCTGACTCAAGATGGAGCTGATGTGTTGATTCTAGGCGGTGGCCCCGTGGCAGGTATGGCTCGCCAAGTTGCGGCGATGTTAGACGTACCAGTGTTAGACAGTATTGCTTGTGCGACAAAACTGGCTGAATCTTTGGCCGCTTGTGGCTATACGACGAGCCGCTCTGGTCTTTATCAATCGGTGGAATAA
- a CDS encoding ABC transporter permease, whose translation MAVSTSRSNRSIRSNLTWLDQLSFRLIMGGLAIFSLIVLTVPTLIVLLASLSSAQTLQFPPPGLSFQWYISLLTFTEVKAAAWTSLQVATMTAIICIVLGICASLAMARSRARWVTAMDALVMSPLALPGVAVGLGILTFFSLTGVRLSIATLVIGHVVICTPYVVRNILASLTQLGSILQEASVALGASPQYTFWQVTLPLIKQGVLIGAFMAFLTSFDNITVSLFLSDARTEVLPIRMWSMIENDLDVRAAAISGVLIVITAVLMIIMERVSGLSKVLIGDR comes from the coding sequence ATGGCAGTTTCAACCTCTCGCTCAAATCGATCTATCCGCAGTAATTTGACCTGGCTGGATCAGCTTTCCTTCCGGCTGATCATGGGGGGACTTGCCATCTTCAGCTTAATTGTTTTAACAGTGCCGACGCTAATTGTTCTGTTAGCATCCTTGAGTTCTGCTCAAACACTCCAATTTCCTCCGCCCGGCTTATCCTTCCAGTGGTACATTTCACTCCTGACGTTTACGGAAGTGAAAGCTGCTGCTTGGACAAGCCTTCAAGTGGCAACCATGACGGCGATTATCTGCATTGTATTGGGTATTTGCGCTTCTTTAGCTATGGCCAGGAGTCGCGCCCGTTGGGTCACTGCCATGGATGCCCTCGTCATGTCGCCTTTAGCGCTGCCTGGCGTGGCTGTAGGACTGGGTATTTTGACCTTTTTTAGCCTAACGGGAGTTCGCCTATCGATCGCGACCCTTGTGATCGGGCATGTGGTGATTTGTACGCCCTATGTGGTTCGCAACATTCTCGCTAGCTTGACTCAACTCGGATCGATTCTGCAAGAAGCCTCGGTGGCACTGGGGGCCAGTCCTCAGTATACGTTTTGGCAAGTCACGTTGCCCTTGATCAAACAAGGTGTCCTGATTGGCGCATTCATGGCGTTTTTGACGTCTTTCGATAACATCACCGTATCGCTGTTTCTCTCGGATGCGCGGACTGAAGTACTGCCTATTCGGATGTGGTCGATGATTGAAAATGACCTCGACGTTCGAGCAGCGGCGATTTCTGGAGTTCTAATTGTCATTACCGCAGTGCTGATGATCATTATGGAACGGGTTTCTGGGCTATCAAAAGTGCTGATTGGCGATCGCTAA